A stretch of DNA from Triticum dicoccoides isolate Atlit2015 ecotype Zavitan chromosome 2A, WEW_v2.0, whole genome shotgun sequence:
CCaaaaagggaagatgaaaccatatTTACGTATTTAAAGCAGTAACATGAAACACTAAAActtataaaatgcaaataaaaactGCAGATCTTGGTGAACTACCTTCGATATGAATTCAGAGGTGGCTTACGGTTTCAATCTACCAATCACTAAGATGACCAGATGACACATAGTTAACTGCAATACCACACGCCCTCCCCTGTTCATCGCTTAGAGCAGCAATGTGGTCACTGGCTAAAGATTAAAAAAAATTAGGCACCTGGCTTGAACAATAACACACACCCTCCCCTGTTCCCAAAAAATACCATCAACATGGCCACTGGCTAAAGTTTCAGGAGTACCCATTCTTGGAGTCGCCCACTCGAGTCCTAAATGTTTTAGCAAAGTATAAAGTACAAAGGTTAATCATGTGTTGCTGCATGTTTCAGCAATTATATGGTAAGGAATCAAGCTATGAACTCAGGCATACCTTGGTATCTTGGCCTTCTAGTTCATCAAAGATCAGGTTCAGCCTTTTAGGTACCTAATAAGAAATAAGAACAGATCTGTCAGGTGGCAACTTAGATACCAACGATGGCCGTGTATGCCTGAGACCAAGAAGCAGCTCATCAGGAAAGTGGGTTAAGACAAGAAGCAGCTCATCAGGGAGGTGGTGAATCTAAGGATGCCCATCTGCACCGGAGAGCAGAACAAGATGTGGTGTGGTGAGACTGCAATAACAGGCTCATTGCCCATAACCGTGTGGCGGACATACGAAATTCAGTTTGTtcctagctactccctccgttcctaaatataagcccttttagatATTCTAATgtggactacatacaaagcaaaatgagtgaaactacactctaaaatacgtctatatacatctgaatgtagtccgtattgaaatctctaaaaaaggtCTATATTTAGAAACAAAGGGAGTAGACTGTATGTCCTGTATATAAATGAACCAGACATACCAGCCCCGGCTTCTTCCCAACGGTTGTCGGATCATGCTCTAGGACAAGTTTTTTTACGAGGATTGAAATGCAAACCCTTGTGTTGCTATGCTACCACCCAAGATAGTATTCTTGGATGAAAGTTATCAAATACCAGAATGTAACAGAACTAAACATTACATTTGTGAGATTTGAAATCACTCGCCACAAAGCCTATTGTCGCAAGAAAGtgctaatgaaacacaagttttatAGCAACCACGGTTTAATCATCATTTGGGACACGATAAAGACCAACCACAAACCTAGTCACGGAAGCAGCTTCTCGGCCATGAAGCACGCGAACTTATTGCTCCGGGAGTACTCATACGGCACCCCGGCCACGGTGAGCAGCCGCTCCAGGACCTCCTTGGCCTGGTCGGGCTCCGCGGTCTCGCACTCCATCTCGTAGTTTGTGCCAAAATCAAAGTGTGTCTCATCGAGCTCTAGCACGAGCTCCTGCCCCTCGCACTCCTCAAGCTCATACACACCGCGGGTGTTCCAGAAGCCGCTGAGGCAGACGAACAACGCTTTGTCCCCGCCGAGGCCGTACTCGTCGGAGACGAGCCGGACGATGGGGGAGTCAACCGCGTCGAGACGGGCGGGGTTGTTGACGCAGGTGAGGACGAGggcgggtgtcagtgtcaaaactggtggatctcgggtagggggtcctgaactgtgcgtctaggccagatggtaacaggagacaagggacacgaagttttatccaggttcgggccctctcgatggaggtaaaaccctacgtcctgcttgattaatattgatgatatgggtagtacaaaagtagatctaccacgagatcgaggaggctaaatcctagaagctagcctatggtatgattgttgatgtgtatgtcgtcctacggactaaaaccctctggtttatatagacaccggatagggttagggttacatagagtcggttacaatcgttggagatcttcatatccgtatcgccaagcttgcctttcacgccaaggaaagtcccctccggacatgggacggaatcttcaatcttgtatcttcgtagtccaggagtccggctaaaggtatagtttggctatccgaacaccccctaatctaggactccctcagtagcccccgaaccaggcttcaataacgatgagtctggcgcgcagattgtcttcggcattgcaaggcgggttctcctccaaattccgtgcacctgtttgaataaagtctggtttcttgtagatgttgcgctccaatAATGGctgcttcccacgtgtcaaacgaatatgaaaagtctgagtgtttttacattcacacccctagccgcatacaTGAGccgccctatttaaggggacgatgatttagatccaatccacacctcctcccttccgcgagtgttcatcagagcgcatccgacaaaggtccattccaccatggccagccgtcgcaactcctcccctcgcccttccagccctaagcctggatattgggaaagatgttccaccccgcatagcgagctagtgacgctccagaccaagggatttctccccccggcctatatggtcccggttcgatccggtcttgccgtctacaatggcggagagcaagcaaagaatgcccctaatccctccaaaggagagcgggtgtgccttgtcccttacttaataagggggctcggatttccaatccacccgtttctccgggggctgctggagttctacggcctccagctacatcatctcacgcctgcctcaatattacacatcgcgggctttgtggccctctgtgagctgttcttgggcgttgaagctcatttcggactgtggaaggagctgttttgcctcgtgccctgttccaagaaggggtcaatgtatcaagtgggcggagccaaagtgtggtgcatcgccgggaccggatatctgtccagaaccccaaagaaggcgtccgaagactggccctcggaatggttctatatagaagacgtcccgctgccggatcctgttcggatcggcctccctgaattcaatggtgctcccttaaagaagcgcctaagctggcgcccacagatccctcagagggaaagtgacagggacatcatttacctgatgggacgaataagattgttagctcattccggactaaccatgatcggggtcatggccgcatgcatcatgcgaggggtgcagccgctacagtatagaagccaccccatgtgggatttcaacggggaggatgacaccacccgctacggccgtaaggggccagattcggctgcggctctaataaagaccttgtccgctttgtccaagggagaagaagaggatttTCTCTGCGTCGACCCATagggtggattttccatgtacaatcctccaagctggatgAGTGGTCacatcttgcccatccgttttatatccccattgttaaatattcaatcttagtgatttcaacgcaggaactgcgccaggccatCAAAgacataaacagccctcctccacaacccgaggacccagaatagTCCATTGACCCggactctcaagaggatccggaccttTCGGTGGatttgattgatggagtgttccatcaatcgagcaaggacaacgccctggtggccattacggctgattatccAGGGCTAATTCCTGCCTCCCAgaaacgggaggccgaacctgcggcgacaagccaacgaggggccgcagggccccgtgggtagaaaagaggtgcagtccggaccggggcgtcagcgcaaaggtatggcgcacccccttattccaggtgttataccttcaaggcatattaacacttgtgctctctttaggacaaagagacctcgccgaactatattcagagagaccgccaatcgcgcctccaccagccaggctccaaagcatgGCCCGGAAGCGgggccgaacacaaggcgcgcaccggacgctcctctgatggaggatgtggacgggttgtctgccaccaactctgaggtggagagtgccatgaaccacaggcgtcgcctgacaattcttcgcgacgcttgtttctcccaagaggcgttagatgccttcaagtcgggagatgcgtacctccgtgccgctcaagatggtctagccagagccacagagcaatatgtaaaagacatacgggtaagaaaattttggtaattatatatatataccagtagcccccgagacttgaaacagttagaataactgatttaaggatcatttgtgatgcaggttcttacggaaaagaattccctactgtccaaggagctagaagagtgcaaagcccaacttgaggccgcactagccgcggcaggggagcctaaggagaccccctctggtaatatacactttgaaagataagcattttgcgaagcacggctttggtgcgaatctgacaaataaattgcagatggcgccggattgaatccggaaaggcaacacctcctacgccagctaaaggctggtgagagggtgttgctaaaggtgatgggggagaagaacaatctccaagatgtcaacaccaagctggacgtcgagctgaaagatgttcgtgcccagctgtcggactccatgaaggagaatcagcggcttcggcgtggcatatttagtaagtgcttgagcgaaccttttgaaagaaagttcggcggggaagtcgactaacaaagcaatgtctgtaggtatgctaatagctcgtcctgcagaggagatgcccggttctacgggtgaccttcttcctgagctctcgcaactgctcgatcgagttcgacaGGCGATGTGAGGCGtcacccaggccctgtggccatccatctccatgcccgaaggtcttggagagcttgcggagcagctaaagggagcacggcggcgcttccgattgtggaagatatcagcctgccgtcaaggcgctagggaggcctgggccatggtaaagacgcggtacgcaaaggctgaccccaaccacatgaccgaggtcggtcctgtagggcccgatgggaaggagatccatgtaagcttagtatacagccaagtagagttggccgcaaagtattcccagcaggactgtaaattagacagcctgtaagatggtattgaagaggaatacaaccagtcaaaatggctatgtaatttaattgacatttataatgccttctagccggattgtagatcatttatcATGGCtggccttttcgcttcagcctcgcgacctgacggtctggagtgtgtccgaattcccatgcggttatataggaaccggggaatgcatggagaccaggcgtaggggtcattagggcgtgaacagacaagtgctcgactaggtatgttatattatatggttagtaagaaacatcttccagggagaatagttccgttaggggttcctttccctgggaagcatgccctaaggtgcatgtccatgctgtgaaaagaaacgcaggaaaaacatctgggggcgtatagataaaaataaaaaaagatcatctttagttcatcgaccgaatattcccttaagaacgctagctttcggcttcacccagtctgaggtacacgtacggctgacccggcaataacaatcgcagaggtgctccctttaccacctagccgaacaatcaggaacgtaggggtaagcacaggagccaggcaacccagcttggccaaaacttaagtcatatcgatgcatataatggtgaataaaaggtatatgcgaaagtgtgacacatgtgttgggcatgaagcctgcatgaataagcttctgtttaaagaagcccccaggtttaatgagcgcggatagcgcgtcactttatgagcctttagaggctataagagagagagagagagagagagagagagagagagagagagagaagaagaagataaatgtaagacagaaaatataaaaatggacagaggaaggagacgaacacagagtccggcgctaggcatagaatcttcggagacgggctgcgttccatgggtttggctcgagtcggttatccgatgcatcccgcaggaggtacgctccaccagtcaggacttggtcaattatgaagggaccttcccacttgggcttgagtttgtcctttttcttgtccggtagtcgtagaactaattcgccaacattgtaatttttggcccgtacttctctgctttggtatcttcgagcctgctgttggtagaatgcggaacggacttttgccacgtcacgctcctcctccaatgcgtccaagctgtcctgccgatcgagctcggcttctctttcttcgtacatgcgcactcgaggtgagtcatgaattatgtcgcaaggcaaaactgcctctgcgccgtacaccataaagaatggtgtgtatccgatggtgcgattcggcgtggtccgcagcccccagagtacggagtcgagctcctcttgatggggaacgttgcagaaaacaaaaaatttcctacggtttcaccaagatccatctatgagttcatctagcaacgagtgattggattgcatctacatacctttgtagatcacgcgcggaagcgttcaaagaacggggatgaggaagttgtactcgacgtgatccaaatcaccggagatcctagcgccgaacggacggcacctccgcgttcaacacatgtacggtcagcgtaacgtctcctccttcttgatccagcaagggggaaggagaggttgatgaagatccagcagcacgacggcgtggtggtggatgcaaggcgtcacagtagcagggcttcgccgtatactacgagagagagagaggtgtagcaggggagagggaggcgccaaaggctcaaagggtggctgccccctccctcctccccccctttatatagactcccctaggggggcgccggccctaggagatgggatctcctagggggggcggcggccagggctggagtggcccccaaggcaaggtggggcgccccccacccctagggttccaaccctagacgcatggggtgggcctaggggcgcgcaccagcccactatgggctggttcccctccccactttggcccatggggccctccgggataggtggacccacccagtggacccccgggacccttccggtggtcccggtacaataccggtgaccccaaaactctcccgatggccgaaattgcacttcctatatataattcttcacctccggaccatttcggaactcctcgtgacgtccaggatttcatccgggactctgaacaactttcgggttcctgcatattcatatctctacaaccctagcgtcaccgaaccttaagtgtgtagaccctacgggttcgggagacatgtagacatgaccgagattgctctccggtcaataaccaacagcgggatctggatacccatgttggctcccacatgctcctcgatgatctcatcggatgaaccacgatgtcgaggattcaagtaaccccgtatacaattccctttgtcagtcggtatgttacttgcccgagattcgatcgtcggtatcccaatacctcgttcaatctcgttaccggcaagtcactttactcgtaccgtaatgcatgatcccgtgaccagacacttggtcactttgagctcataatgatgatgcattaccgagtgggcccagtgatacctctctgtcatacggagtgacaaatcccagtcttgatctgtgtcaacccaacagacactttcggagatacccgtagtatacctttatggtcacccagttacattgtgatgtttggtacacccaaagcactcctacggtatccgggagttacacgatctcatggtctaaggaaaagatactagacattggaaaactctagcaaacgaactatacgatcttgtgctatgttcaggattgggtcttgtccatcacatcattctcctaatgatgtgatctcgttatcaatgacatccaatgtccatagttaggaaaccatgactatctgttgatcaacgagctagttaactagaggcttactagggacatgttggtgtctgttattcacacatgtattacgatttccggataacacaattatagcatgaataaagacaattatcatgaacaaggaaatataataataatgcttttattattgcccctagggcatatttccaacacctctacccagtgcgtgttagattccttgaggtaccgcactaatctgggtttgatgctgctcatgataagaccatttgcacgttcgacctggccgttagtttgtgggtgatagatggaagcataatcgagcttgatacccatgtttttgcaccacagttttacctcgtcggccgtgaagttcgtgctgttatcagtgatgatgttgtgggggacgccataatggtgtacatgaaggaaatatgccctagaggcaataataaagttattatttatttccttatttcatgataaatgtttattattcatgctagaattgtattaaccggaaacataatacatgtgtgaatacatagacaaacagagtgtcactagtatgcctctacttgactagctcgttaatcaaagatggttatgtttcctaaccatggacaaagagttgtcatttgattaacgggatcacatcattaggtgaatgatctgattgacatgacccaatccattagcttagcacccgatcgtttagtatgttgctattgctttcttcatgacttatacatgttcctatgactatgagattatgcaactcccgtttgccggaggaacactttatgtgctaccaaacgtcacaacgtaaatgggtgattataaaggtgctctacaggtgtctccaaaggtagatgttgggttggcgtatttcgagattaggatttgtcactccgattgtcggagaggtatctctgggccctctcgataatgcacatcacataagccttgcaagcattgcaactaatgagttagttgtggaatgatacattacagaacgagtaaagagacttgccggtaacgagattgaactaggtattggataccgacgatcgaatctcgggcaagtaacataccgatgacaaagggaacaacgtatgttgttatgcggtctgaccgataaagatcttcgtagaatatgtaggagccaatatgggcatccaggtcccgctattggttattaatcagagatttgtctcagtcatgtctgcattgttctcgaaccgtagggtccgcacgcttaacgttacgatgacagttattatgagtttatgcattttgatgtaccgaagttagttcggagtcccggatgtgatcacggacatgacgaggagtcttaaaatggtcgagacataaagattgatatattggacggctatattcggacaccggaagtgttccgggtgatttcggagaaaaccggtgagccggagggttaccggNNNNNNNNNNNNNNNNNNNNNNNNNNNNNNNNNNNNNNNNNNNNNNNNNNNNNNNNNNNNNNNNNNNNNNNNNNNNNNNNNNNNNNNNNNNNNNNNNNNNNNNNNNNNNNNNNNNNNNNNNccagaggtgggccgcgcgcctcctcctccctagtccgaattggattaggggaggggggcggcgccccccctttccttctccctctccacctctttccccctcctagtaggagtcctactcctactaggaggaggactcctccttggcgcgccacacctggccggccggcctcctccccttgctcctttatatacgggggcaagggggcaccctaggacacacaagttgatccacgtgatcgttccttagccgtgtgcggtgccccctgccaccatattccacctcagtcataccgttgtagtgcttaggcgaagccctgcgtcggaagaacatcatcatcgtccccacgccgttgtgctgacggaactcgtccCCGAAGCTtttctggatcggagcccggggaccgtcatcgagctgtacgtgtgctaagaactcggaggtgccacagtaacggtgcttggatcggtcggaccgggaagacgtacgactacttcctctacgttgtgtcaacgcttccgcagtcggtctgcgtgggtacgtagacaacactctcccctctcgttcctatgcatcaccatgatcttgcgtgtgcgtaggaaattttttgaaattactacgttccccaacagtggcatccgagcctaggtttttatgttgatgttatatgcacgagtagaacacaagtgagttgtgggcgatataagtcatactgcttaccagcatgtcatactttggttcggcggtattgttggacgaagcggcctggaccaacattacgcgtacgcttacgcgagaccggttctcccgacatggtttgcacagaggtggcttgcgggtgacagtttctccaactttagttgaaccgagtgtggctacgcccggtccttgcgaaggttaaaacagcaccaacttgacaaactatcgttgtgtttttgatgcgtaggtaagattggttcttgcttaagcccgtagcagccacgtaaaacttgcaacaacaaagtagaggacgtctaacttgtttttgcagggcatgttgtgatgtgatatggtcaaggcatgatgctaaattttgttgtatgagatgatcatgttttgtaaccgagttatcggcaactggcaggagccatatggttgtcgctttattgtatgcaatgcaatcgcgatgtaatgctttactttatcactaagcggtagcgatagtagtggtagcataagattggcgaggcgacaacgatgctacgatggagatcaaggtgtcgcgccggtgacgatggtgatcatgacagtgcttcggagatggagatcacgggcacaagatgatgatggccatatcatatctcttatat
This window harbors:
- the LOC119359792 gene encoding triphosphate tunnel metalloenzyme 3-like; amino-acid sequence: MEVEIKLRHPDAAAHRRLSSFLAPRLLCTDAPARPLAAATAAQRVRLYDTDDRDPSRAVLTLKRRPRIDARVSRVEEVVEPLDPALVLTCVNNPARLDAVDSPIVRLVSDEYGLGGDKALFVCLSGFWNTRGVYELEECEGQELVLELDETHFDFGTNYEMECETAEPDQAKEVLERLLTVAGVPYEYSRSNKFACFMAEKLLP